A DNA window from Luteolibacter luteus contains the following coding sequences:
- the creB gene encoding two-component system response regulator CreB, with the protein MNVLLVEDEPAIADTLVYALKTECFEVKHALTGQEALDAFSEKPFEFVILDIGLPDMTGLDVCKKLREESTVPVLFLTARDGEVDRILGLELGGDDYVTKPFSPREIVARIRAILRRSGAPSATANAAHAAQQPQAAPAGPLYHDASAMRIHCHGTELDLTAHEYKLLLVFIKNPRRVLTRDQLLDHAWADPGAVTDRTIDAHIKSIRAKLRIAKPGAEDFIQTRRGLGYLFVP; encoded by the coding sequence ATGAACGTCCTGCTCGTCGAAGACGAACCCGCGATTGCCGATACCCTCGTTTACGCCCTGAAGACCGAGTGTTTCGAAGTGAAGCACGCGCTCACCGGGCAAGAGGCGCTCGATGCATTCTCGGAGAAGCCTTTCGAATTCGTCATCCTCGATATCGGCCTGCCGGACATGACGGGCTTGGACGTCTGCAAGAAGCTCCGCGAGGAATCCACCGTGCCGGTCCTTTTCCTCACTGCACGGGATGGCGAAGTGGACCGCATCCTCGGCCTTGAATTGGGAGGGGATGACTACGTGACGAAGCCTTTCAGCCCGCGTGAGATCGTCGCCCGCATCCGGGCCATTCTCCGCCGCTCGGGAGCCCCCTCGGCCACCGCGAACGCTGCGCACGCCGCCCAGCAACCTCAAGCGGCTCCCGCCGGCCCGCTCTACCATGATGCTTCGGCCATGCGGATTCACTGCCACGGCACGGAGCTCGATCTCACGGCACACGAGTACAAGCTGCTGCTCGTCTTCATCAAGAATCCGCGCCGCGTGCTCACCCGTGACCAACTCCTCGATCACGCATGGGCGGATCCCGGCGCCGTTACCGACCGAACCATCGATGCCCACATCAAGTCGATCCGTGCGAAACTGAGGATCGCGAAGCCGGGTGCGGAGGATTTCATCCAGACCCGTCGCGGACTCGGGTACCTCTTCGTTCCCTGA
- the creC gene encoding two-component system sensor histidine kinase CreC, translating to MRLTRVTLLVIALIIGAGLYLLLRQQLSVVEPQTYQATEESMVDAAQLLASMVAADFKSGSFDKQRFQTAFEGVSRKRFKAVIHGHIKSHVGLGAYLTDAKGIVIFDSAGKLEGTDLSKSRDVFLTLQGKYGARSSRVDEKNPQSSVLHVGALVGPLQAPIGVLTVYKPQADVLPIVDARRRGIYWGTGLIGAGILFLVTAVFIWQYLPVGRLTEYARDIESGKRPPLPKLGAGKEVNTLARALESMREALEGRRYAERYVQTLTHEMKSPLAAIRGAAELLDEDMPEADRRRFLGNIRAESGRADRLLNRLLELSALEGRSSLDVAENVDLELILTRAVDQGRPPADLAGVGLAVTLPPAMLLVRGDAFIIRAAITNLLENAIDFSPVGSTIDIVLWGKDGKAMIEICDRGPGVPEYATDKVFERFYSLRHHSSGRKGTGLGLTLVKEAAELHGGSVALEPREGGGTVARLVFPVISSLR from the coding sequence ATGCGCCTCACCCGCGTCACGCTGCTCGTCATCGCACTGATCATCGGCGCAGGCCTGTATCTGCTGCTCCGCCAGCAGCTTTCGGTGGTCGAGCCCCAGACCTATCAGGCGACGGAAGAATCGATGGTCGATGCCGCCCAGTTGCTCGCTTCGATGGTGGCCGCGGATTTCAAGAGCGGCTCCTTTGACAAGCAGCGCTTCCAGACCGCCTTCGAAGGGGTCTCGCGAAAGCGCTTCAAGGCCGTCATCCACGGCCATATCAAGTCCCATGTGGGCCTCGGCGCTTATCTCACCGACGCCAAGGGCATCGTCATTTTCGACTCCGCAGGAAAGCTGGAGGGTACCGACCTCTCGAAATCCCGCGATGTCTTCCTGACCCTGCAAGGAAAGTACGGCGCCCGTAGCAGCCGCGTGGATGAAAAGAATCCCCAGTCCTCCGTGCTCCACGTCGGCGCGTTGGTCGGTCCGCTTCAAGCTCCCATCGGCGTGCTCACCGTCTACAAGCCTCAGGCGGACGTGCTTCCGATTGTCGACGCCCGCCGCCGCGGCATCTATTGGGGCACCGGCCTGATCGGTGCGGGCATTCTCTTCCTCGTGACCGCCGTCTTCATCTGGCAATACCTGCCGGTTGGCCGCCTCACCGAGTACGCCCGCGACATCGAGTCCGGCAAACGCCCGCCCCTGCCGAAGCTCGGTGCCGGCAAGGAAGTGAACACCTTGGCCCGCGCCCTCGAATCCATGAGGGAAGCCCTCGAAGGCCGTCGCTACGCGGAGCGCTATGTCCAGACGCTCACTCACGAGATGAAGAGCCCCCTGGCCGCGATCCGCGGGGCGGCGGAGCTCCTTGATGAGGACATGCCGGAGGCCGATCGCCGTCGCTTCCTCGGAAACATCCGCGCCGAGTCCGGCCGGGCCGACCGCCTGCTCAATCGCCTGCTCGAGCTCTCCGCCCTGGAAGGCCGCAGCAGCCTGGACGTCGCGGAAAACGTGGACCTCGAGTTGATTCTCACTCGTGCTGTCGATCAAGGCCGCCCGCCTGCCGATCTCGCCGGCGTGGGTCTCGCCGTCACCCTGCCGCCTGCCATGCTGCTGGTCCGGGGGGATGCCTTCATCATCCGGGCCGCCATCACCAACCTGCTTGAAAACGCCATCGATTTCTCGCCCGTGGGATCTACGATTGATATCGTACTTTGGGGCAAGGACGGGAAAGCCATGATCGAGATCTGCGACCGCGGCCCCGGCGTCCCGGAGTATGCCACGGACAAGGTCTTCGAGCGCTTCTACTCCCTGCGCCACCACTCATCCGGTCGGAAGGGCACCGGTCTTGGCCTGACATTGGTGAAGGAAGCTGCCGAACTTCACGGCGGGTCCGTGGCCTTGGAGCCTCGCGAGGGTGGCGGAACCGTGGCCCGCTTGGTCTTCCCGGTCATCTCCTCGCTTCGCTGA